Proteins encoded within one genomic window of Acinetobacter sp. WCHA55:
- a CDS encoding bifunctional 3-(3-hydroxy-phenyl)propionate/3-hydroxycinnamic acid hydroxylase, producing the protein MKAAKSQSIKQQNQPLPNQADVVIAGLGPTGLVLAHVLGKRGHQVVVLEREPVFYGNARAVYTDDECMRIFQSIDMAEELQKDMLLETPVQLTRPDGTVIALYKPLKRPFGWPVVNFFYQPYLETSLTNGLTKYPNVKIIRGRELINFEQDQEGVSVTHQATQVYRFSDETDAKASAQSDVDIQTIQARYLVGADGGRSTVRAKLGIEMTGKNFPEPWLVVDLKQKDLNKGLRHLPYFNFVVDPELPVVSCVQPDGFHRFEFMLKKGQTKEYMEQDDTVRMLLSKYVDPDQFEVKRKLVYTFNALVANQWRDRRVLLAGDAAHMTPQFMGQGASSGVRDAANLGWKLRAVLEGKAGEKVLDSYESERRDHAKSMIKGSVLLKDLVSMTSPVGSAIRDITIKSILSTPKLKDWAQEGGFKPKPVYTKGHYLGLERKHRLSPEGCLSPQPMVRTIAGKRILLDQLTGEDYALIGLACDPSVYLSQSSKQILENLGCKFITLYSYASRPQGDVIRDFNSDLVEVEDIDGHMVDWFKKACHLEQPVALLRPDKFNFAVTANTELDGAIQQLKLQLDLVNAKGIVRSQPRVVQNNEANTHITSAKQSSEGADYDTTTK; encoded by the coding sequence ATGAAAGCAGCTAAATCGCAGTCAATAAAACAGCAAAATCAACCCTTGCCAAATCAAGCAGATGTAGTGATTGCAGGACTGGGTCCAACAGGACTGGTACTTGCACATGTATTGGGAAAACGTGGGCATCAAGTCGTGGTACTGGAACGTGAGCCAGTGTTCTATGGAAATGCGCGTGCTGTTTATACCGATGACGAATGTATGCGAATTTTCCAATCCATCGATATGGCAGAAGAACTACAAAAAGATATGTTGCTGGAAACCCCAGTACAGCTGACTCGTCCTGATGGTACTGTTATCGCGCTATATAAGCCGTTGAAGCGCCCATTTGGTTGGCCAGTTGTTAATTTCTTTTACCAGCCCTATCTGGAAACGTCACTCACTAATGGCTTAACCAAATACCCTAATGTCAAAATTATTCGTGGTCGAGAATTGATTAATTTTGAACAAGATCAAGAGGGGGTGTCAGTCACTCACCAAGCAACGCAAGTGTATCGTTTTAGTGATGAAACAGATGCTAAAGCTTCGGCTCAGAGCGATGTGGATATTCAAACTATTCAAGCCCGTTATCTTGTTGGTGCAGATGGTGGGCGCAGTACGGTACGTGCAAAACTCGGCATTGAAATGACGGGTAAAAATTTCCCAGAGCCATGGCTTGTGGTTGATCTGAAGCAAAAAGATTTGAATAAAGGCTTGCGTCATCTCCCTTATTTTAACTTTGTGGTTGATCCTGAGCTTCCTGTTGTCAGTTGTGTGCAGCCTGATGGATTTCATCGCTTTGAGTTTATGTTGAAAAAAGGGCAGACCAAAGAATATATGGAGCAAGATGATACGGTTCGTATGCTTCTTTCAAAATATGTTGACCCTGACCAGTTCGAAGTAAAACGTAAATTGGTCTATACATTCAATGCTTTAGTCGCGAATCAATGGCGTGATCGCCGTGTGCTATTGGCAGGTGATGCAGCGCATATGACACCTCAATTTATGGGGCAAGGGGCAAGTTCAGGTGTACGAGATGCTGCTAATTTAGGTTGGAAACTGAGAGCAGTACTTGAAGGTAAAGCCGGGGAAAAGGTTTTAGATAGTTATGAATCTGAACGCCGTGATCATGCAAAATCAATGATTAAGGGTTCGGTGCTATTAAAAGATTTGGTATCTATGACCAGTCCTGTCGGAAGTGCGATTCGTGATATTACGATAAAAAGTATTCTATCTACACCGAAATTAAAGGACTGGGCACAAGAAGGTGGTTTTAAACCAAAACCTGTTTATACCAAAGGGCATTATTTGGGCTTGGAGCGTAAACATCGCTTAAGCCCTGAAGGCTGTTTATCTCCACAACCCATGGTACGAACTATAGCTGGCAAAAGAATCTTGCTTGATCAGCTTACAGGTGAAGACTATGCGTTAATCGGTTTAGCGTGCGATCCATCTGTTTATTTATCACAAAGTAGCAAACAGATCCTTGAAAATTTGGGGTGTAAATTTATTACGCTTTATTCCTATGCAAGTCGTCCGCAAGGCGATGTCATACGTGACTTTAATTCAGACTTGGTCGAAGTTGAAGATATTGATGGGCACATGGTGGATTGGTTTAAGAAAGCTTGTCACTTAGAGCAGCCTGTTGCATTACTGAGACCAGATAAATTTAACTTTGCTGTAACTGCAAATACTGAACTCGATGGTGCTATTCAACAATTAAAATTGCAACTTGATCTCGTAAATGCAAAAGGGATCGTCCGTAGTCAACCG
- a CDS encoding DUF445 domain-containing protein, whose product MPLVAAAIGYITKLLAIKMMFSPIKFIGIKPYLGWQGIVPRKAEYMANIACETLTKNLINPQEIWERLDHRVLLSELEKPLSKAVESMTEEIVSTYYPSLWQVLPKTVKTKLTLRVQQQVPTLSHRIVTELGENLETVFDLKDMIVKALTTDKRVIIKIFKETGREEFAFIRRTGIYFGFIIGVVQAITWALTHSPWVMPLFGSFVGFFSDWLALKMVFRPLEEKKFFGVWSWQGLFLKRRLEVCEIHAQLIAEEVLTVPNLVDAIISGPASDRLFNLVHRYIEEMIDEQAGYLRPVLVYSMGSQNYIEMKKQITQKMIGQLPAMTQHIEPLLASQLDIKNELSSKMKLMTLEQFEGLLRPVFQQDEKILIILGGILGFLVGELQVYIMLHH is encoded by the coding sequence ATGCCACTTGTTGCAGCAGCAATTGGTTATATAACAAAGCTACTTGCCATCAAAATGATGTTTAGTCCCATAAAGTTTATCGGTATTAAGCCTTATTTGGGTTGGCAAGGCATTGTGCCAAGAAAAGCCGAATATATGGCCAATATTGCCTGTGAAACTTTAACTAAAAATTTAATTAATCCACAAGAAATCTGGGAACGTCTAGATCATCGAGTGTTGTTAAGTGAGTTGGAAAAACCACTTTCAAAAGCAGTTGAAAGTATGACAGAAGAGATTGTCTCGACCTATTATCCGAGTTTATGGCAAGTTCTGCCTAAAACAGTCAAGACCAAATTAACACTGAGAGTTCAACAGCAAGTGCCAACACTGAGTCATCGTATTGTCACTGAGCTTGGAGAAAACCTTGAAACGGTTTTTGACTTGAAGGATATGATCGTTAAAGCCTTAACGACAGACAAACGTGTCATTATTAAAATTTTTAAAGAAACGGGGCGAGAAGAGTTCGCTTTTATTCGTCGAACAGGTATTTATTTTGGATTTATAATTGGTGTTGTACAAGCAATCACATGGGCGCTGACTCATTCACCATGGGTTATGCCTCTATTTGGTAGTTTTGTTGGGTTCTTTTCTGATTGGCTGGCTTTAAAAATGGTTTTTAGACCATTAGAAGAAAAAAAGTTTTTTGGCGTATGGTCGTGGCAAGGTCTTTTTCTTAAACGCCGATTAGAAGTTTGTGAGATCCATGCGCAACTCATTGCGGAAGAGGTACTGACAGTACCTAATCTTGTTGATGCAATCATTTCGGGTCCAGCATCTGACCGATTATTTAATTTAGTTCATCGTTATATTGAAGAAATGATAGATGAACAAGCTGGCTATTTACGTCCTGTTTTGGTGTATAGCATGGGCAGTCAAAATTACATTGAAATGAAAAAACAGATTACACAAAAAATGATAGGGCAGCTCCCAGCGATGACTCAGCATATTGAACCACTCTTAGCGAGCCAGCTTGATATAAAAAATGAGCTATCCAGCAAAATGAAGCTAATGACTTTAGAGCAATTCGAAGGTTTATTAAGACCTGTTTTTCAACAAGATGAAAAAATTCTGATTATCTTAGGCGGTATTTTAGGGTTCTTAGTGGGAGAACTACAGGTTTATATCATGCTACATCATTGA
- a CDS encoding amidohydrolase family protein, which produces MQNFNIDVHHHLIPPAFLKVMEKYNITEVAGAPLPPWNAERSLEAMDLIGTQTAITSLSAPGVYFGDLQEACDLARACNEFSAEIKQKHTGRFGSFAVLPMPFTAESCREAEYALDILKAEGIVLLGSTQGIFLGDDSLDELMQVLNQRHATVFVHPNMHQTSEELQLNTPGFILEFLCDTTRAAVNLITTGVIEKYPNINWILAHAGGFLPYVAWRVSLCNLMPELTEKTPQGFLHYIQRFYFDTALSSSPYAMAALKQLVDPSHILFGSDFPFAPKQLSILQKQNLDELTVFTDEERQNLLRANSLALFPHLRIDEDQSIPELQQYSTVSMGTQFKRSMTKPLLYMAERMRKR; this is translated from the coding sequence ATGCAAAATTTTAATATTGATGTACATCATCATCTTATTCCACCCGCTTTTTTGAAGGTGATGGAAAAATATAACATCACTGAAGTTGCAGGTGCCCCTTTACCGCCATGGAATGCCGAACGTTCTTTAGAAGCCATGGACTTAATTGGAACTCAGACTGCCATCACCTCTCTATCTGCCCCGGGGGTTTATTTTGGAGATTTGCAAGAAGCCTGTGATTTAGCGCGTGCCTGTAATGAGTTTTCTGCTGAAATTAAGCAAAAGCATACTGGACGCTTCGGTTCATTCGCGGTTCTACCAATGCCTTTTACAGCTGAATCATGTCGTGAGGCTGAATATGCTTTAGATATTTTGAAAGCTGAAGGTATTGTTCTATTAGGCAGCACGCAAGGCATTTTCTTAGGCGATGACTCCTTAGATGAACTGATGCAAGTGTTAAACCAACGCCATGCTACTGTCTTCGTTCACCCGAACATGCATCAAACCAGCGAAGAATTACAGCTCAACACACCCGGTTTTATTCTTGAGTTTTTATGTGATACCACACGTGCAGCAGTCAATTTGATTACGACAGGTGTCATTGAAAAATATCCAAATATCAACTGGATATTAGCACATGCAGGAGGTTTCTTACCTTATGTTGCATGGCGAGTATCTCTGTGCAATCTGATGCCTGAACTTACTGAAAAAACCCCTCAAGGATTTTTACATTATATTCAGCGTTTTTATTTCGATACTGCACTCTCGTCTTCCCCATATGCAATGGCAGCATTAAAACAGCTCGTCGATCCATCTCATATTTTATTTGGTAGCGACTTTCCATTTGCCCCGAAACAGCTCTCTATTTTGCAAAAGCAAAATCTTGATGAGCTCACTGTATTTACAGATGAAGAAAGGCAAAACCTGCTTCGCGCCAACTCCTTGGCACTCTTTCCACATTTACGCATAGATGAAGATCAAAGCATCCCTGAACTACAACAGTATTCGACCGTTTCGATGGGGACACAATTTAAGCGCAGTATGACGAAACCTTTACTTTATATGGCTGAAAGAATGCGCAAACGCTAA
- a CDS encoding OmpP1/FadL family transporter codes for MNHKFLMSTLAMCMLNTTAYAAGLDRSGQLITPFLQDGNYFEAAMYVVDPDVSGKVRPHKAPPNTDLSTGEIAKDDQFYSAALKLQLTPNFSFGLLYDQPYSASAEYPTMQNGAFSSVKGNTAAEVDSQNLSLILGYQPNKNWNLYAGPVYQTLEGDVSIQGTSSIASGYKVSISEDHALGWMAGVAYQIPEIALKAAVTYRSEITHKGHANEEFSLPFSNLVPLVGEGESSVTTPESVNIDFQTGVSPRTLLFANLRWVNWSDFYVRPYQFGKITSLVTTNMFGYPDGVNLTDYSKDQYSANVGLGHKLTDKWSGVVYGGWDSGAGNPTSTLGPVEGYWAAGLGLQYNPTPQYFIAGGFKYVWLGDATAHSATHSIPGFEEASKVADFKDNTAVGYMMKIGYKF; via the coding sequence ATGAATCACAAGTTTTTAATGTCGACCCTCGCTATGTGTATGCTAAACACGACTGCATATGCAGCTGGTTTAGATCGATCAGGTCAACTCATAACTCCATTTCTACAGGATGGCAATTATTTTGAAGCAGCTATGTATGTGGTTGACCCAGATGTTTCAGGTAAAGTTAGACCTCATAAAGCACCTCCAAATACCGATCTTTCTACTGGAGAAATCGCCAAAGATGATCAGTTTTATAGTGCTGCACTCAAATTACAACTGACACCAAATTTTTCATTTGGATTGCTTTATGACCAGCCCTATAGTGCTTCAGCAGAATATCCAACCATGCAAAATGGCGCTTTCAGCTCTGTAAAAGGAAATACTGCAGCTGAAGTTGATTCGCAAAACTTATCGTTAATATTGGGCTATCAACCCAATAAAAATTGGAATTTGTATGCAGGCCCTGTTTATCAAACTTTAGAAGGAGATGTGAGTATTCAAGGTACTTCTAGCATTGCTTCTGGATATAAAGTTTCTATCAGTGAAGATCATGCCTTAGGATGGATGGCTGGCGTTGCCTATCAAATTCCAGAAATAGCTTTAAAAGCGGCCGTTACTTATCGGTCTGAAATCACACACAAAGGTCATGCAAATGAAGAGTTTTCATTACCTTTTAGTAATCTAGTACCCTTAGTTGGTGAAGGTGAATCATCTGTAACTACACCAGAATCAGTAAATATCGATTTTCAAACAGGTGTTAGTCCTAGAACGTTATTGTTTGCAAATCTACGTTGGGTGAACTGGAGTGACTTTTATGTCAGACCTTACCAGTTTGGTAAAATTACATCACTCGTAACCACAAATATGTTTGGCTATCCAGACGGAGTCAACTTAACTGATTACTCCAAGGATCAATATTCAGCGAATGTTGGTTTGGGGCACAAATTAACGGATAAGTGGTCTGGTGTAGTCTACGGCGGCTGGGATAGCGGTGCTGGAAATCCTACATCAACTTTAGGTCCAGTTGAAGGTTATTGGGCGGCGGGTTTAGGATTGCAATACAACCCGACACCTCAATATTTTATTGCAGGTGGTTTTAAATACGTATGGTTAGGTGATGCAACAGCCCACTCTGCAACGCATTCTATTCCAGGTTTTGAAGAAGCCTCTAAAGTCGCTGATTTTAAAGATAATACAGCTGTCGGTTATATGATGAAAATTGGATATAAATTTTAG
- a CDS encoding VOC family protein: MSTFQYENIFGQIKLGYVIAQSQKFDEWISFMQKCLGLHLAEYTEQQLSFRIDDYQKRFIVQRGDAEDVTHIGFQVENQQVLDQILGRFDFRGIQYTQGSVEDAGNRGVKSFWALKGPKEIQVELFIEEVRVDQPLNMLASGFYTADSGMGHVAITSRKPEKMIRFWQEFFDARLTDTIEQKINGVTLDVTFLRLNERHHSIAVAETRGVHLDPIRTAIQHMNLQVLDLEDVTMAYQRCKDHGFPVAWEVGQHTNDREVSFYVASPSGFEIELGWAPIKIDEGTWQPVKHTSISVWGHHPKPPTKMHKFVHEFGQISQSIKKLRHDEYSPID, encoded by the coding sequence ATGTCGACATTTCAATATGAAAATATTTTTGGACAGATCAAACTCGGTTATGTGATTGCACAATCGCAGAAATTTGATGAGTGGATCAGTTTTATGCAGAAGTGCCTTGGTTTGCATTTGGCAGAATATACTGAACAGCAACTGAGTTTCCGCATTGATGATTATCAAAAGCGTTTTATCGTACAACGTGGCGATGCTGAAGATGTTACACACATTGGTTTTCAAGTGGAAAATCAGCAGGTTTTAGATCAAATATTGGGACGTTTTGATTTTCGAGGTATTCAATACACTCAAGGATCTGTTGAGGATGCTGGTAATAGAGGTGTGAAATCTTTTTGGGCTTTAAAAGGTCCTAAAGAAATTCAAGTCGAACTTTTCATTGAAGAGGTGCGAGTCGATCAACCACTCAATATGTTAGCAAGTGGTTTTTACACTGCTGATAGTGGCATGGGACATGTCGCAATCACCTCTAGAAAACCTGAAAAGATGATCCGTTTTTGGCAAGAATTCTTTGATGCACGACTAACAGATACCATTGAACAAAAGATCAATGGGGTGACCTTGGATGTTACTTTTTTAAGATTAAATGAACGTCATCATTCGATAGCGGTTGCTGAAACACGTGGTGTGCATCTCGATCCAATTCGCACGGCAATTCAACACATGAATTTACAAGTTTTAGACTTGGAAGATGTGACGATGGCATATCAACGTTGTAAAGATCATGGTTTTCCCGTGGCGTGGGAAGTTGGGCAACACACCAATGACCGTGAAGTGTCTTTCTATGTGGCAAGTCCATCGGGTTTTGAAATTGAATTGGGTTGGGCACCGATTAAGATTGATGAAGGAACGTGGCAACCTGTCAAACATACATCGATTAGCGTATGGGGGCATCATCCTAAACCTCCGACAAAGATGCATAAATTCGTCCATGAATTCGGTCAAATCAGTCAAAGCATTAAAAAGCTACGACATGATGAATATTCACCGATTGATTAG
- a CDS encoding fumarylacetoacetate hydrolase family protein, whose protein sequence is MKAKSKTAQFSIDEVEVLSPITSDAKIICQGANYRQHMIDSGMNPDDKKFNMFFTKSSASIHSPTGVIQKPKHVQLLDYEIELCLILKKAIHETVNVTQNNLYEYVAGICMGNDISARDIQIPQTQFFKGKSYRTFCPLGPVLCLLEAEEMHYLDDLKLTLKVNQQVRQQDSTANMVFKPTETLTEMSEIVNFEAGDVIMTGTPSGCALSLPAPWLVKATGLLPEQKKWQLFIQMQKNNGRYLNHGDTLELMIQSSDGKVHLGQQSHHIQDL, encoded by the coding sequence TTGAAAGCAAAAAGTAAAACAGCCCAGTTCTCAATAGATGAAGTGGAAGTGCTCAGTCCAATCACTTCTGATGCCAAAATTATTTGCCAAGGCGCAAATTATCGTCAGCATATGATCGATTCAGGCATGAACCCTGATGATAAAAAATTCAACATGTTCTTTACCAAATCTAGTGCTTCAATTCATAGCCCAACTGGCGTCATTCAAAAGCCAAAGCATGTACAACTATTGGATTATGAAATTGAACTGTGTTTGATCTTAAAAAAAGCAATTCATGAAACAGTAAACGTTACGCAAAACAATTTGTATGAATATGTTGCAGGGATCTGTATGGGTAACGATATTTCAGCCCGTGATATTCAAATCCCACAAACACAGTTTTTTAAAGGTAAAAGTTACCGAACTTTCTGTCCATTAGGACCTGTGCTGTGTCTGCTTGAAGCAGAGGAAATGCATTATTTAGACGATCTCAAACTAACACTGAAAGTAAACCAACAGGTTCGACAGCAAGATTCCACAGCGAATATGGTGTTCAAACCCACCGAAACGCTCACAGAAATGTCTGAAATTGTTAATTTCGAAGCGGGCGATGTGATTATGACTGGCACACCTTCTGGCTGTGCACTTTCATTACCTGCGCCATGGCTCGTTAAAGCAACGGGGCTCCTACCTGAACAAAAGAAATGGCAGCTATTTATTCAAATGCAAAAAAACAATGGACGTTACTTAAATCATGGTGACACCCTTGAACTCATGATTCAAAGCTCAGATGGAAAAGTCCATCTTGGTCAACAATCCCACCACATCCAAGATTTATAG
- a CDS encoding alpha/beta fold hydrolase — protein MGQKIEIKGLKSTFVEFDNRKIFLSEIGEGFPVLLLHGGGAGATGLSNYSRNIEALAKHFRVLVPDMQGYGQSSKGVKRSDPFGDLADVMLGLLDKLEIPKVHAVGNSYGGACGLRMALDRPERVQSLVLMGPGGVNTTRGLPTKGINQLLSYYADGGPTREKLRTFIREYLVYDGSQVSEELIELRYQASIDPEVIASPPLQRPNSLKAAIRMDFSRDPRLKRCNTPTLVVWGADDKVNRPSGAETLQKTMKNCDVYLFAQTGHWVQWERAEHFNAITTSFMQQHTPA, from the coding sequence ATGGGTCAGAAAATTGAGATTAAAGGCTTAAAAAGTACTTTTGTTGAATTTGATAATCGCAAGATTTTCTTAAGTGAAATAGGTGAAGGCTTTCCTGTATTGTTATTACATGGTGGCGGTGCTGGTGCAACTGGGCTTTCAAACTATTCCAGAAATATAGAAGCATTAGCAAAACACTTCCGTGTATTGGTTCCAGACATGCAAGGTTATGGTCAATCTAGTAAGGGGGTAAAACGAAGTGATCCGTTTGGTGATCTTGCTGATGTGATGTTAGGCCTACTCGACAAATTAGAGATACCTAAAGTACATGCGGTGGGTAATTCATATGGTGGGGCCTGTGGTTTGCGCATGGCGCTAGACCGTCCTGAGCGTGTTCAGAGTTTAGTCCTTATGGGACCGGGCGGAGTAAATACAACACGTGGTTTACCTACAAAAGGGATTAACCAGCTTTTAAGTTATTACGCCGATGGTGGGCCTACGCGTGAAAAGTTACGTACTTTTATTCGTGAATACTTGGTTTATGATGGCAGTCAGGTTTCTGAAGAGCTCATAGAGTTACGTTATCAAGCTAGCATTGATCCAGAAGTCATCGCTTCACCACCATTACAACGTCCCAATAGTCTAAAAGCTGCTATTCGTATGGATTTTAGCCGAGATCCACGTTTAAAACGCTGTAATACCCCAACCTTAGTCGTTTGGGGAGCGGACGACAAAGTCAATCGTCCAAGTGGTGCGGAAACATTACAAAAAACCATGAAGAATTGTGATGTGTATTTATTTGCACAAACAGGGCATTGGGTACAGTGGGAACGTGCTGAGCACTTTAATGCAATCACCACAAGCTTTATGCAACAACATACGCCTGCATGA
- a CDS encoding DUF2147 domain-containing protein — protein sequence MFTNIYVTFLTCIVLISNAYAEDGIIGKWNTIDDKSGVARAVVRIYKNADETYAGKVEKIYPQLNQSEPFHETCFRCKGKLKDAKVVGMQILSGFVINPQKENEYINGKILDPVSGEIYKSKIKLSKNNRRLNLRGYVGISQLGRSQTWIRIE from the coding sequence ATGTTTACAAATATTTATGTCACTTTTTTGACTTGTATTGTTCTAATTTCCAATGCATATGCAGAGGATGGGATTATTGGAAAATGGAATACTATTGATGATAAGAGCGGTGTTGCACGAGCAGTGGTGCGTATTTATAAAAATGCAGATGAAACATATGCAGGAAAAGTTGAAAAGATTTACCCCCAATTAAATCAATCTGAGCCATTTCATGAGACTTGCTTTAGGTGTAAGGGAAAATTAAAAGATGCTAAAGTTGTGGGGATGCAAATTCTTTCGGGTTTTGTTATAAACCCTCAAAAAGAAAATGAATATATTAATGGAAAAATTCTAGATCCCGTTTCAGGGGAAATTTATAAAAGCAAAATTAAACTATCGAAGAATAATAGACGTCTTAATCTAAGAGGGTATGTAGGAATTTCACAGCTAGGAAGAAGTCAGACATGGATACGTATCGAATAA